GGCGGCCGGTCTGTGGCCCTCGAACGACAGCTATCGACCAGTTCACGGAACTCGCTACGATGGGAGCTATCGATGATTTCGATGTCCAGACGTGGCCCGAGGAAATTCCGGTGTCGCAGGAGGGCGAGCACGGTGAGGTGTTGGCGACTATCGACCGATACGAGCAGTGGGCGACCGAACGTGGGCTGAGTCTCCGACCGCCGTTCGAGACGCGAACGTCGTCGCTACTGGTCGGCGGGAGCACGGAGGTGCTGCGGCTACCGATGCTGGCCGTCGCGGTGTACGCGAACGATGAGCTGGTCGGAGTGTATCCGTGTACAGACGGGG
The Haloarcula sp. CBA1129 genome window above contains:
- a CDS encoding HTH domain-containing protein yields the protein MSEEMQRSDNHRSDESAGGEIAVQLWSRRPVCGPRTTAIDQFTELATMGAIDDFDVQTWPEEIPVSQEGEHGEVLATIDRYEQWATERGLSLRPPFETRTSSLLVGGSTEVLRLPMLAVAVYANDELVGVYPCTDGETTWSVTDCIDALAAESTPLPHEPEL